One part of the Thermococcus litoralis DSM 5473 genome encodes these proteins:
- a CDS encoding MFS transporter, with translation MGNLRRRVSIALLVLMAAFLMADQNLLPPNYQQIMAEFGISETQMGLVSTIFVATSALITILWGMLSDIKSRKKLLVVGVLLGEIPCFLTAYVTSYWQLLAMRFLTGIGIGSIIPIGYSLIADMFEEEKRGRGYSYIETAFGFGTLFGMIIAGLIVSWRTPFIIAAVPNFILAPLFYFVAEEPKRGEGEKELREVLERGYEYTYRLNKEALKKSLKTKTNILIFLQGIIGTVPWGVIMYWLISFFIVTRSMEKSTATFVLLIVGISSVIGSLLGGFVGDYFEARQKGGRAVITGLAIFIGMIAAIGLIIYPLPSKLTSIHWMGLTLYSLAFIQFVSYAGPNVRAIVSQVNLPEDRGTVFGLFNILDNVGKATGPLFGGFLIETLRSMGYSDALAYEYTLLIGALFWIPCALVWLWIRKSYPEDREAVKEILKKRAEELVKGTS, from the coding sequence ATGGGGAACCTTAGAAGAAGGGTTTCGATTGCACTGCTTGTATTGATGGCAGCTTTTTTGATGGCCGATCAGAACCTTCTTCCTCCAAACTATCAGCAGATAATGGCAGAATTTGGTATAAGCGAGACTCAAATGGGCCTTGTTTCGACTATTTTTGTTGCAACGAGTGCATTGATCACTATCTTATGGGGCATGCTCTCTGATATAAAAAGCAGAAAGAAGCTTCTCGTGGTAGGGGTTCTCCTTGGAGAAATCCCATGCTTCCTAACGGCTTACGTTACCAGCTACTGGCAGCTCTTGGCAATGCGCTTTCTTACGGGGATAGGTATAGGCTCGATAATTCCCATAGGTTACTCTCTAATAGCAGACATGTTTGAGGAGGAAAAGAGGGGAAGAGGATACTCCTATATAGAAACTGCCTTTGGTTTTGGGACGCTCTTCGGAATGATAATAGCAGGTTTAATAGTGAGCTGGAGGACTCCATTTATAATCGCCGCGGTTCCAAACTTTATCCTCGCACCGCTCTTCTACTTCGTAGCAGAGGAACCCAAAAGAGGGGAGGGAGAAAAGGAGCTCAGAGAAGTGCTGGAGAGGGGCTATGAATACACTTACCGGTTGAATAAGGAAGCACTCAAAAAGTCCCTCAAGACCAAGACAAACATCCTAATTTTCCTTCAGGGCATAATAGGGACAGTACCGTGGGGAGTCATAATGTACTGGCTTATCTCTTTCTTCATTGTAACGAGGAGCATGGAGAAAAGCACCGCTACGTTTGTCCTCCTCATAGTTGGCATCTCAAGCGTCATAGGAAGTCTGTTAGGCGGGTTTGTGGGGGATTACTTTGAGGCAAGGCAGAAGGGCGGAAGGGCTGTAATTACCGGTTTGGCAATTTTCATTGGAATGATAGCTGCTATAGGCCTTATCATTTACCCCCTTCCGAGCAAATTAACTTCAATTCACTGGATGGGTTTAACCCTCTACTCCCTCGCCTTTATTCAGTTTGTTTCCTATGCAGGACCAAACGTTAGGGCGATAGTGTCTCAAGTTAATCTTCCAGAAGACAGAGGCACTGTGTTTGGCCTTTTTAATATCTTGGACAACGTTGGGAAAGCAACTGGACCTTTGTTTGGTGGATTTTTGATAGAAACTCTTAGGAGCATGGGCTACTCAGATGCACTAGCGTATGAGTATACACTTCTAATTGGGGCACTATTTTGGATACCCTGTGCGTTAGTATGGCTCTGGATAAGAAAAAGCTATCCCGAGGACAGAGAAGCAGTAAAGGAAATACTAAAGAAGAGGGCAGAGGAGCTCGTAAAAGGGACGTCATAG